A single window of Drosophila suzukii chromosome 3, CBGP_Dsuzu_IsoJpt1.0, whole genome shotgun sequence DNA harbors:
- the Bfc gene encoding transcriptional cofactor Bfc, which produces MDKAEKPSRLADNFLYMLEFVVDDLLITRPNLCAPEEYPTCTEITFRSIFLNIRDREDGQCVTPCSPKCGKCTLFTLDSPITDEDVMHIHVYKKRTESCKFLLGLAELPMKPIFDRVKREFDLQNINWEDNVMTHVSRLPRIRGPCKKTNDCVTCYEKHRERREQWCPTSELTKRMLPLFNLCKMQTGNIVLILRLVCNGPSVVSSFPVQSPKCKNPCCPGCCPSPAVWPVPCPSPFDPCDPCKSIKTRKA; this is translated from the coding sequence ATGGACAAAGCGGAGAAACCCTCACGACTTGCAGATAACTTCCTGTACATGTTGGAGTTTGTGGTGGACGATCTCTTGATTACGCGGCCGAATCTCTGTGCCCCGGAGGAGTATCCCACCTGCACGGAGATCACCTTCCGGTCGATTTTCCTAAACATCCGCGATCGGGAGGATGGCCAATGTGTCACCCCCTGTTCCCCAAAGTGCGGAAAGTGCACCCTGTTTACGCTGGATTCGCCGATTACGGACGAGGATGTGATGCACATTCACGTGTATAAGAAGCGCACCGAGAGCTGCAAGTTCCTGCTCGGACTGGCGGAGCTGCCGATGAAGCCGATCTTCGACAGGGTGAAGAGGGAGTTCGACTTGCAGAACATAAACTGGGAGGACAACGTGATGACGCACGTTTCGCGATTGCCCAGGATCAGGGGTCCCTGCAAGAAGACCAACGACTGTGTCACCTGCTACGAGAAGCACCGGGAGCGCCGCGAGCAATGGTGTCCCACATCGGAGCTGACCAAGCGGATGCTGCCCCTCTTCAACCTCTGCAAGATGCAGACCGGCAACATAGTCCTGATCCTGAGACTGGTGTGCAACGGTCCCTCCGTGGTCTCCTCCTTCCCCGTCCAGAGTCCCAAGTGCAAGAACCCCTGCTGCCCTGGCTGTTGTCCTTCCCCTGCAGTATGGCCTGTTCCGTGTCCCTCGCCATTCGATCCCTGCGATCCTTGCAAGTCCATAAAGACCAGGAAAGCGTAG
- the LOC108013620 gene encoding uncharacterized protein: protein MDKSDKSDKNEKPEKPLKIAGNFLYMFEFVVDDLLITRQNLCAPEEYPTCTEITFRSSVYVNLCDREVGTCVNPCSPKCGKCALFTLDSPITDKDVLQVHVYKKRTESCKFLIGLSELKVKPIFDRVKESFDAENPNWEGAMLGHIAQLPKMKGPNSKGLLDNCACYEKLNERHEQWCPTSELSKRLLPLFNLCKMQTGNIVLILRLVCNGPAIVSTFPFSKVCSRNPKCPEPCCGPCGPCPPPCCGSCPPPPGCGPPCPPPCGPCGPCDPCDPCDPCSPCCGGGTATGGPMEKKGCKGSCAQPPCRECKMVDPCAKRYEPPAKCLRYYSCNLDKLCPCDYCEDEFDRECPTVPTKRCNMSPIEQKLQKCGPCGGIPPYPRFIQEKLEAELLGKPDKDKDAKKDKDGKKDKKGKDGKDAKGKKKRQSGGAVYCVGDHNGPADAHEECEPVCEGVLQATRKMRYKEPSGSACHGREQEYDMASDEARKRAVRKLRHLLVKYNIQIEN from the exons ATGGACAAGTCTGATAAGTCCGACAAAAATGAGAAGCCCGAGAAACCCTTAAAAATTGCAGGAAACTTCCTGTACATGTTCGAGTTCGTGGTGGACGACCTGCTGATCACGCGCCAGAACCTCTGTGCTCCGGAGGAGTATCCCACCTGCACGGAGATCACGTTCCGGTCGTCGGTGTACGTGAATCTCTGCGATCGGGAGGTGGGCACCTGTGTTAACCCCTGCTCGCCCAAGTGCGGGAAGTGCGCCCTGTTCACCCTGGACTCGCCGATCACGGACAAGGATGTGCTGCAGGTGCACGTCTACAAGAAACGCACGGAGAGCTGCAAGTTCCTGATAGGACTGTCGGAGCTGAAGGTGAAGCCGATCTTCGACAGGGTCAAGGAGTCCTTCGACGCGGAGAATCCCAACTGGGAGGGGGCCATGCTGGGCCACATCGCCCAGTTGCCCAAGATGAAGGGGCCCAACAGCAAGGGTCTCCTGGACAACTGTGCCTGCTACGAGAAGTTGAACGAACGCCACGAGCAGTGGTGCCCCACCTCGGAGTTGTCCAAGCGCCTGCTGCCCCTTTTCAATCTCTGCAAGATGCAGACCGGCAACATAGTGCTGATCCTCCGGCTGGTTTGCAATGGTCCGGCCATAGTGTCCACCTTTCCCTTCAGCAAGGTCTGCTCCCGCAATCCCAAGTGCCCGGAGCCCTGCTGCGGACCCTGTGGTCCCTGTCCGCCTCCCTGCTGCGGCTCGTGTCCCCCTCCTCCCGGCTGTGGGCCACCATGTCCGCCTCCCTGCGGTCCCTGTGGTCCGTGTGATCCCTGTGATCCGTGCGATCCCTGCAGCCCCTGCTGCGGCGGAGGAACCGCCACCGGGGGACCAATGGAAAAGAAGGGCTGCAAGGGCTCATGTGCCCAGCCCCCCTGTCGTGAGTGTAAAATGGTGGATCCCTGTGCCAAGCGGTACGAACCGCCGGCCAAGTGCCTCAGGTACTACTCCTGCAACCTGGACAAGCTGTGTCCCTGCGATTACTGCGAGGACGAGTTCGACAGGG AATGTCCCACTGTTCCCACGAAGCGCTGTAACATGTCGCCCATCGAGCAAAAGCTGCAGAAATGCGGTCCTTGCGGAGGAATCCCGCCGTATCCCCGTTTCATCCAGGAGAAACTGGAGGCTGAACTTCTGGGCAAGCCAGACAAGGACAAGGATGCCAAAAAGGACAAGGATGGTAAAAAGGACAAGAAGGGAAAGGATGGTAAGGACGCCAAGGGCAAGAAGAAGCGGCAGTCGGGAGGAGCCGTCTACTGCGTAGGGGATCATAACGGTCCCGCCGACGCGCACGAGGAATGCGAGCCTGTCTGCGAAGGTGTCCTCCAGGCGACCCGGAAAATGAGGTACAAGGAGCCCAGTGGTTCTGCATGCCACGGTAGGGAGCAGGAGTACGATATGGCCAGCGATGAAG CGCGAAAACGAGCTGTGCGGAAATTGCGCCACTTACTGGTGAAGTACAATATCCAAATTGAGAATTGA
- the LOC108013621 gene encoding uncharacterized protein — MAKKRGRKGKKGKKPKVDCKFKITNEMLKPMNENIDDCDGCCQCACDCDCSPELAPCFIQPTRPDPGPEAYDEFEACLNGSGLTIRVLKNTHKVESVLDGSETAPNLGADDDPCYREDPNDCEPKQESCLHEMLQRSSFARNHIKRRTGGRIINHPNIPKVRANIKYSGNDACETDNYYVPFSKIKEACDAQEAKVDCYRQRLCGGSDRIVPAQCPAQNQRSCCMQVERKDIMQTMKGVNLDTRRKGIEVCYKTCEETDSDVFLVKLGSKAKSQHKKNTIEIELRTPKQPVTLPISKVTTETYVSEEMLAGGKKGKKKKKGKGKGKKGKGKKK; from the exons ATGGCCAAGAAAAGGGGAAGGAAGGGCAAGAAGGGCAAAAAGCCGAAGGTCGACTGCAAGTTCAAGATCACCAATGAGATGCTCAAGCCCATGAACGAGA ATATTGATGACTGCGATGGCTGTTGTCAATGCGCCTGCGACTGCGACTGCAGTCCGGAGCTGGCTCCTTGCTTCATCCAGCCGACCAGGCCGGATCCTGGTCCTGAGGCCTACGACGAGTTCGAGGCCTGTCTCAACGGCAGTGGTCTGACCATCCGCGTCCTCAAGAACACCCACAAGGTGGAGAGCGTCCTGGATGGCAGTGAAACAGCGCCCAATCTGGGGGCGGACGACGACCCCTGCTACCGGGAGGATCCCAACGACTGCGAGCCCAAGCAGGAGTCCTGCCTGCACGAGATGCTGCAGCGCAGCTCCTTCGCCAGGAACCACATCAAGCGCAGAACCGGGGGCAGGATCATCAACCACCCGAACATCCCCAAGGTGCGGGCCAACATCAAGTACTCGGGAAACGACGCCTGCGAGACGGACAACTACTACGTGCCCTTCTCGAAGATCAAGGAGGCCTGCGACGCCCAGGAGGCCAAGGTCGACTGCTACCGCCAGCGGCTGTGCGGCGGATCAGATCGCATTGTCCCCGCCCAGTGTCCCGCCCAGAACCAGCGATCCTGCTGCATGCAGGTGGAGCGCAAGGACATCATGCAGACCATGAAGGGCGTCAATCTGGACACAAGGCGCAAGGGCATCGAG GTCTGTTACAAGACCTGCGAGGAGACCGATAGCGACGTGTTCCTGGTGAAACTGGGCAGCAAGGCCAAGTCGCAGCACAAGAAGAACACCATCGAGATAGAGCTCAGGACCCCCAAGCAACCCGTGACCCTTCCGATCAGTAAGGTCACCACCGAGACTTATGTTTCCGAGGAAATGCTGGCAGGTGGTAAGAAGggaaagaagaagaagaagggCAAGGGCAAAGGCAAGAAGGGCAAGGGCAAGAAGAAGTAG